The Gemmatimonadales bacterium genomic sequence AAGCGGCTCCGCCAGCACGGCGAGTATCTCGCCCCGGCCGGCGGGCTCCTGCAGCTCGACACGTGGCGCATCGTCTCGACCTACGTGGGACGGCTGCTCATCACGCTCTCCACGATCATGGCCATCCTCGGCGTGGCCGCCGCGGCGTGGATCATCGTCTATCCCAAGATCGTCAACCTCGCGCTCGGCATGCGTGGAGAGGCGCCGGTGCTCGACGGCCTGCTCTGGGGCAAGCCGCGTGACCACATCACCGCGCTGTTCGCCCCGGCGGCGGTGGTAAGCTTCCTCTGGCTCGCCACCACGCTCATGTACGCCGTCGTCACGGTCGTGCCGAGGCTGTGGACGCTGCGCTTCCGCGAGGGGTTCACGAGGTTCCAGGCGATCCTCCTCAGGCTGGCGTTCGTGCTCGCGGTCGCGGGCGTGTTGCCGCTGCTGCTGGTGTACGTGGACAAGCTGGTCACCGATTTCAAGCTCGCGTTCTCGGTGCCCGCGGCGCTCTCGGCGCTGTCGGTCGCCGGCTCGCGCCTGCTCGGCGAGGAGGCGAAGGGGCTGCCGGCCATGCTCAAGCGAGGGCTCGTGGCGGCGGGCATGGCGCTGTTCGTCGCCATCGTCTGCATCGGCGTCCTGTACGTCGTGTGGGGCTGGGCGAACATTGCGGGCCCCATCTTCGTGCTGCTGCTCGGCGTCCTGGTGCTGCTGGCGCTCTTCACGGACATCAATCGCGTGTCGATGCACTATTTCTACCGCGACCGGCTGAGCGAGGCGTTCATCGTCCGGCGCGACCGGGGGCGGGGAGACCAGCTCGTTTCCGCCGACGATCTCATGTTGAGTGCGCTGGCCTACCCGGACCGCCGGGTCCCGTACCACCTGGTGAACACCTGCGTGAACCTGCTCGGCAGCGACGACCCGGCGCTCCGCGGCCGCAAGGCGGACTTCTTCCTGCTCTCGCCGCTCTATTGCGGCTCGCGCGCCACGGGATACCGGCGCACCGCCGAGTACGAGAACGACCGGATGTCGCTCGCCACGGCGATGGCGGTCTCCGGCGCCGCGGCGAGCCCGCAGCACGGCTACGGCTCGAGCACGGCGATGGCGTTCCTGATGACGCTGCTCAACGTGCGGCTCGGCATCTGGGCCGAGAACCCGCGGAACCGGCCGAGTCTGCTCGGCGGCTGGCTCACGCCGCGGCGCCTCTGGCCGCTGTACCTGTGCCGAGAGCTGTTCAACGACACCGACGAGAGGCGGTGGCTGGTGAATCTGTCGGACGGCGGCCACATCGAGAACCTGGCGATGTACGAGCTGCTGCGGCGCCGCTGCAAGGTGATCATCGCCTCCGACGCTGAGGCGGACCCGAAGCGCACCTTCGGGGGACTGGGCGGAGTGATACGCAAGGCGCGGATCGACATGGGTATCGAGATCAAGGTGAGTGTGAACGACCTGGTCCCCGATCCGGGGAGCGGGCTCTCGAAGCTCCACGCGGTCAAGGGCGAGATCCGTTACCCCAAAGGCGACGGGACGTTCGACGTGGGCACTCTGATCTACATCAAGTCGTCGCTCACCGGCGACGATCCGCGCGATCTGCACGAGTACCGGTGCAGTCACGACACCTTCCCGCACGAGTCCACGGCGGACCAGTTCTTCGACGAGGCGCAGTTCGAGTCGTACCGCGAGCTGGGGTACCGGTCGGGGAAGGCGGCGGCGGCGCTTATGGGCGTCGCGGCCGCCCGAGCGTCGCTGCCCGACGGCGGGCGGCCGCCCGGAGAACCCGCCCGTGCGCGGGATGCGGCCGAGTATTAGGTTAGAGCCATGAACAACCCGTCCGTCGCCGCGATCCTGGCCCGGTACAAGGGGCCCAGCCTGCCGCGCAGCCTCTGGCAGCTGGCCAGCACGGCCACGCTGGTGGTGGCGACGTGGGTGCTCATGTACTTCAGCCTTCGAGTGTCGTACTGGCTCACGCTGGGGCTCGCGGTGCCGTCGGCGTTCTTCCTGATCCGGCTGTTCATCATCCAGCATGACTGCGGGCACGGGGCGTTCTTCAAGTCACCGAGGGTCGCGGACGCGGTAGGCTCCGTCATCGGCGTCCTGACGCTCACGCCGTATCACTATTGGAAGAAGACGCATGCCATCCATCACGCGACGAGCGGGAACCTCGAGCATCGGGGCTTCGGGGACATCGCGACGCTCACGGTGGATGAGTACCTCTCGCGCCCCTGGTGGGGCCGGCTCGGGTACCGCCTCTACCGGAACCCGATGGTGCTCTTCGTGGTCGGGCCCGCGTTCCACTTCATCGTGAAGCACCGCATCCCGACGATCGTGCCTCGGGCATGGAAGCGGGAGCGGTTCAGCATCGTGTGGACCGACGTCGTGCTGGCTGGATTCGTCGCCCTGATGGCGCTGACGGTCGGGCTCAAGGCGTTCCTGATGGTGCAACTACCGCTCACGCTGATCACCTGCTCGCTCGGCGTGTGGCTGTTCTACGTGCAGCACCAGTTCGAGCCCACCTACTGGGAGCATGACGAGCACTGGGACTACGACCGGGCGGCGCTCCAGGGCAGCTCGTACTACGAGCTGCCGCCGGTCCTCCGGTGGCTCACCGGCAACATCGGGATCCACCACATCCACCACTTGAACGCTCGCATCCCGAACTACCGGCTGCCGGTGGTGCTGCGCGAGCATCCCGAGCTGGCCGATGTGAACCGGCTCACGCTCTGGCAGAGTATCAAATGTGTACCGCTGGCGCTGTGGGACGAGCAGGAGCGGAAGCTGGTGGGGTTCCGCAGGGCAAGAGCGCTGCGGCGGCAGCACGCCGCCTGAGGTCGCCCGCCACAGTCATCTCCGGTTATAGTAACCTGTCAGGACCTTAGAACGCGGGGCCGGGAGCGCCATGACGGCGTCCCGGCCCCATCCAGCTTCGGCGTTCGTCACGCTCCGGTCGCGGCCGGCTAGAGGGAACCCGCCATTACCGCGACCTCCAGGCGGCGCATCTCGGCTGAACCAAGGCCCGCGTTCAGCTCGTTCATGCTCGCGCAGAACGGCGGGCACGGCATCATGAGATCGAGCAGCACGCCGTCCGTGAGGTCGGCGCCTTCGGGGTCCACGCCCACCAGGACCAGCGTCTCCTTGGCCGCTTCATCGAGGGCGTAGTAGTACCGGAGTGCCAGGCAGTCACGCTGCGCGAGCAGCTCGCGCACCTGCGGGGCGAGGAAGGCGCCCCCCTTCACCCGGTCCGGGAAGGCCTCGCGGTAACGGCGCGTCATCGTGGCCGC encodes the following:
- a CDS encoding fatty acid desaturase, which produces MNNPSVAAILARYKGPSLPRSLWQLASTATLVVATWVLMYFSLRVSYWLTLGLAVPSAFFLIRLFIIQHDCGHGAFFKSPRVADAVGSVIGVLTLTPYHYWKKTHAIHHATSGNLEHRGFGDIATLTVDEYLSRPWWGRLGYRLYRNPMVLFVVGPAFHFIVKHRIPTIVPRAWKRERFSIVWTDVVLAGFVALMALTVGLKAFLMVQLPLTLITCSLGVWLFYVQHQFEPTYWEHDEHWDYDRAALQGSSYYELPPVLRWLTGNIGIHHIHHLNARIPNYRLPVVLREHPELADVNRLTLWQSIKCVPLALWDEQERKLVGFRRARALRRQHAA